The DNA region GGCTTAATCGAATCCCAATAGCAGTAGCATCTGCCAGGATCAAACAGAATTGAACACATAACAGAACATAATAATAAGTATTATGAAGTACGCTAAAAATATAGACGAGTATACACTAAATTTGAAACAAATTATTTGTAACTAATTCACCACATCTACAAAACCAACATCATACTCGAAAAAACTCAAGTACTCACAAATGTATAGCTACATGCGGAAAGCAGCCATCATCGTCATAATTGTTAATACAATAAAACTTAGGCCAACGCCATAAAAACATATAGCACATCTATTAGACAGACAAGTTTTAGTAACAAAGTCAATTAAAAAATATTGCAATTAATATCCAATAACAAAAATAAAATCTAACAGTATTATAATATTATATTTTAGCAAGAATATTGCCTAAATTAAATATTAATTAGATTTTATAAAATAATTAAATTAAAATTTTAACACTGTTAAAAAATTGAAATAAAAAATTATTGTAGAATAAAATAATAAAATAAGAAAGAGTAGTTAATTTCAATGAAAAATCAGCGTAACTGAAAATAACTACTATATAAATGTAACTATAAAAAAAGTAATTAGTCTAATTTTTTGCGGATTACAGAAATAATTCTTGTTAAACTTCTATGCATTTTTATTCCATATTGTTCAACAATTTCAAACCCAACTTCATCTGCAAAGGGTTTTAAGTCCACATAATGAGGACTGGCCATACAGAGGTATGCGTCATCCTTCATATTATCATAGATTGAATAGAAAAATTCCCTAAAAATATCATTTCCTTCTATATCCCCTGTTGAAGTTGAGATTCCATATGGAGGATCAGTGACAACTGCCGCCACCTTTTCATACATCTTAAGTTCACGAACATCTAAATTGAAAGTTCTATAATCAGTAATTCCATAATAATCCAGATTGATAGCAGTACCATTCTTCATTTTCCAGTAGATATCAGACCCTACAACTTTACATCCAATTAATCCTGCTTCAATCAGTATTCCTCCGGTTCCACAAAACGGATCAAGAAGCAATTGCCCTTCTGTAACCCTTGAGAGATTGACCATGCATCTTGCCAGTTTTGGACTCATTGATCCAGGATAGAAAAATGGTCTTTTATGAGGTTTAGAGTCTTGAAAATGCTTTTTATTTAATTTAATTTTTTCAACTGCTATATATACATCATTTTCAAATGCAACTAGACGAACCAAAGAATGAGGATTTCTTAGTTTAACTTTAATATCACTATAATTTTCCAATATCAGAGAACCTGCTTTTCTTTCTGTTGCAACAGTATCAATTTCAGATTTGAATCTTTTAACCCTTACAGCAAATGTTTCACTGATATAATCCTCCCAATCAATAGATGAAATGTCTTTATCCAAAGATTCAACTGTAGATTTTTTGATAATTTCATGAACTTCATGAGTATATCCCAGCCGTTTAGTTAAAATTCCATAATATTCATCAAGTTTATCTGATGGGATGTCATCTAGAACTACTAATCCTTCAGTTATAACTTTAATTTCCGCCTGAATGTTTTCACATTCCATAACTGCTTTGAGTTCAGCCTGAGGCAAAAGCGGATGTTCCTGAGATTGTATACATAATAACTGCATTAAAATACACCTAAAATATTAAAAAAAAATTATTTTTTGAATTTATCAAAATGTCTTTTTATAGCACTTTCACTAGAATCCTGTTTTTTCTCTACATGTTCAGGTTCACTTTGATTGATATTGTCTGCCCTGTCATCATAATAGGTTCTAGGTTCATAATTCTGATAGTTTTCTTCATCACTATGCGAATAATTTTCCCTTACTTCATTATAATAACTTTCATTTGAAAATGAATTTGGCTTTTCTGAATAGTCTATATCACGAGTATCATCTGTGATCTTACTTTGAGTATTTACAAAGTCTTCATCATAAGGTTCATATTCATATTTTTTATTTACTGGTTGCTGAAATGAAAATTCTTCTGGATAATATTCATATTCCCTAGGGTGATAACCATATCTATCATGATTTATAGGAGTTATTGGCTCATATTCATCATAATACTCGTCTGAGTCTCTGAATTCATTCTGATTTAAATTTTGGGCATAACCTCTGTTCTCAAGACCCCTGTTTTCAGGACCTCTATTGACATAATTTCTGGGAGGTGCCTGAAAGTTTCTACAGTTCATCATATTAGAAAAAATAATTTCTTCTACTTTGGAGGGATTGGAAATATTTTCAAGTTTCATCTGGTTATTGTCATATGCACTGAATACTGAAATTGTACCCACATTAAACATTCTTGCCAAAATGCCCTGAGATGAATCAATATCCTGAATAGTTGAGTAAGGCATATAGTTTTTCTTGGAAGATAACAATCCTGATTTGATGATAATTCGAGTATCTGTTAGAGTATATTCCTTTGAATACCATTTAAGAAGTTGCCAAATGATATATACAATAACAACAAGCATTAAAACAAAAAAGCCAACTGCAGCGTATCTTGTCAGTGGCAATTGTATTTGAGAAATTAAATAAACTTGCATTTTACCTATGAATTTGATTACAATAGGTGAAACGAAAAAAATAATAACTAATAAAACAACACCTAAAATAGCTTTCTTACAACCTAAAAACATGTTGGGTTTTGTTTTATAAAGAACTCTATCATTAGCTCTTTCATCATCATTTCCAAATAACATGATTATAATATTAAACTTACTTTTAAATAAAGTTTTACAAAAAATAGATTAAAAAATAAGCCTCAGCTCGCCCATCATTCATCACTATTCAGAGCTCATAGGGTTCATCATAGGCTTATTTTTAATTAGAAGTGAATATAAAATTTTAACCGAACATTACTCCGGCTTCAGTTTGATACAATTCCTCTTCGTGAGATTTGCTCATCACTTTGTCAACTGCATCCATGAAATCATCAACAGTGATTTTATCACGTTTGTCACGGATGGCAAACATACCTGCTTCAGTACATACCGCTTTTAAATCGGCACCTGAAAGACCATCAGTCAACTCGGCAAGCAAATCCACATCCGCCTCTTCTTCAAAGGACATATTTTTGGTGTGGATTTTAAGAATTTCTTTTCTTCCATCAATATTTGGAAGAGGAACTTCAATAAATCTGTCAAAACGACCAGGACGTAATAAAGCAGGATCCAGGATATCCGGTCTGTTGGTAGCTCCGATAATACCTATGTCTCCTCTTGATTCAAATCCGTCAAGTTCAGCAAGCAATTGCATTAAAGTTCTTTGAACTTCCCTGTCACCACTTGTTGAACTTTTAAGTCTTTTAGCTGCAACAGCATCAAGTTCATCGATAAATATAATTGCAGGAGCTTTTTCTTTTGCCAGTTCAAATACTTCACGAACAAGCCTTGCACCTTCACCAATATATTTTTTAACAAATTCTGATGCGACAATCTTAATGAAAGTAGCGTTGGTTTCATTTGCTACAGCCTTCGCAAGTAAAGTCTTACCTGTTCCAGGAGGACCATATAACAAGATACCTTTAGGAGGTTCAATACCTACTTTTTCAAAGAGTTCAGGTTCGGTCAATGGAAGTTCAACAGTTTCTTTAACTTCAATGATTTGTTCTTCCAAACCACCGATTTTATCATAGGTAATGTCAGGTTTTGTTTCAATTTCCATTCCTGAAACATTTGCATCTTTTTCTGACGGCAGAACTTCAACAATACCGAATGTCTGTTGGTTGAGTGCTACCCTTGAACCAGGAACCAATAATTTTTCATCTAAGAATTTTGAGTAATTTACAAGAAAACTAGGTCCTGTACTACTTTTAACAGTCATTCTATTATCATCTAAAACTTCAGTAATAGTAGCCAAAACTAAAGGTGGAGATCTGAATCTATCCACTTCAGAACGTAATGATTTAGTTTCTCTTTCTAATCTAATCTTTTCATTTTCTATTAGGACTTTATCCTTTTCTAATTTCCTAACTTTCCACATTAAGTTACTTTTAGCTTTGGATTTTTCTTCTCTTAAAATATCAATCTCTTCTTGAAGATATTCTACTTTTTCAATTAATTGTTCTTTTGAAGAATTTTCCAAATCGTTGAAATCATCCATGTGAATCATCTCCAGTTAGTTAATAATTTCATACATCATGTTACTTTAATAACCATTTGTAATTTTAAAGTATTTAAAGGTATTCATTTTAGGGCATACTAACAAATATTAATAAGTAATTTCATATAATATAATTAAATTAAATAAAGGAAACTGATTAATATGGAATGTGAAATTTGTGGTAAACCAGTACCAGAACATAATCCTATAAGAGCAAAAATTGAAGGATCAGTTATGATTGTTTGCAAAGAATGTTCAAAACTTGGAAAGATACAAAAAGCACCTCCAAAACCTAAATTCGTGCAACAGAAAAACAAACAAAGAAAAAATAATAGTACAACTAAAAAAAGAAATTATTCACGAAATGATGAACCTAGCGAAGAATTGGTTGAAGACTTTGACATTAAAATCAGAAGAGCTAGGGAATCAAAAGATTGGTCTCGTGAAGATTTAGGTAAAAAAATCAACGAAAGGGTTTCAGTTATTTCAAGAATTGAAACCGGAAAAATGACACCTGATATAAAATTAACTAAAAAACTAGAAAAAGCATTGAATATAAAATTGCTTGAAGAAGTGAATAATGTTGATTTAAATCAGTTTGTAAACAGTTCCTCAGGTGAACGTACCCTTGGAAACATAATGAAAATCAAAAGAAAATAGTTATTTAAGATAACTATTTAATTTTTCATTTTTAACATATCTGTTTTTTCCTTGAATTTTATAATCAATCATTCCCTCATTTGTAGCTTTGCTTGAATGATAACCTTTAAACATGCTTGCATCATCTAAGATTTTTTTCAATTGATTATAACCTTCATATTCATTACTTACAACAACAACATGAGCTGGGGGATGAATTTTTTTAACCTGCATAATGCTTAATGTAGTATCTTCTTTTACAAAAAAAGCTGTTGCAACATTAGATTTGGTTTTTAGTTTTGCATTTAATATGTTTTCCACCAGATTATCAGCAAATTTTGAATCGACTACTTTCGGTTTTGTCACTAAAGTCAAATTAGCATGCTTCTCAATATCTGTAATTGCACTAAGTAATTTTGAATTGTTTTCTCCCCTTATTAAAATTAAAGCCATTTTATCACTATATAAAAAAAATTAAAAAGGTGAAAATTCACCTATTTTGGAAAGATTTTAGTAATCTGCTTCTAAATACAACCAGTAAAATTAAAATAATACCAACTGCCGTTTGGATACTGCCCAAAATATTTAAAATATTACCATCAATAGGCAATTCCCAAGGAGGAGCTGATCTGTCTCCAGGCAATGCATTATAATAAACACCAACTGCTTTAGAACCTTGTTTTACGTTAATATCCTTAGGTTCGACATGGTCAACACCCATTAAAAGACCATTATCAATACCTCTATTGATTGAACCTGCAATAGCTGATGCATCATAACCATTTTTAGCAACTGATGCTTCAACAATTTCTTTGGTAGTGGAAGCCAATCCTGACTTGTCACTTCCATAAACCGATACACTCACTGCATTAGGACTAACCGTCAATGCATCACCTAAAGCCTGATATGCATAGATTGTTTTTAAGTTACCTCCACAAACAGGACATTTGTCGTATCCTTCAGATGCAGGATAACCGACACCCCATCCACATTCTTCACAGGATTTGGAGTATTCTTCATCCATAGGATAACCGGTTTCGTTCATGTCTCTAGGAGTAAACATATCACCAGTAGAAATACCTGAAACAAGGTTTACTCCACCCCCACCGTATTTTTCACCGGAATCATTAGCTACTTCACCCATAGCCTCTGATAAGATAGTGGTTGCAGGATAACCATCCCTAATCATTTTTCCAATGTTCATAGCAGTTTCTTTTCTAACAGAATCCGCAGTACCATACATTGGGTTTCCATCAGTATTTCTCAAGTGAATAATAGCTCCTTTCTGACCTGGCTGTAAAGTAGCTATACCACTATTATAAGGAGTAACTTTAATAGTATTAGTTGCATCTTCAACAGTGATTACATATGCATCATAAGACCCACCAATCGCTGCACCTATTTTAGGACCACCAACGACAAGACGAGCCCCATTATATGCAGAAGCAATAGATGCTGCAGATGCTGCAGATGCATTATTCTCCAAGGTAGCAACCGCTTCAACAATAGAATCCAACCTTGTATCTGAACTACCGGTACCCCCTGAGAGTACGGCAAATTGATTGTTTTTAGACATTAAAAATGTTGATTGGAACATGTTTTGTGCAAAGGACATACTCCCTGCAGCTGCACCATTAGGATCTTGACCTGTAGGGTCAGTAATAATAATAATGTTACAAGTAGCAGCGACACTGCTCATTGTCATTAAAAGTATTACCAGAAAAACTATTGATACTTTAATATTTCTAGATATCATTTACTACCCCTAGTCTTATTTTCTAATTCAACAGACGAAAAGTCCTCTATAACTGTAACGGTAACTACTCCAGTATTTTTATCAACCTGTACATCCGCAGCAGTAATAGGTGTTACAGATGTACCGGGTACCGTTGACTGTACTGCAAATTCCTGAGCCGTCTGCAGCGCATCTTGAAGCGATACCTCCCTTTTGGAAGTCTTTAATATGTCTCCATAAATTACACTACCATCCCTAAAACCGGCTTGCATTACATTTCCTCTAATTGTATCTACGGGAACAATATCATTTCCCTTAACAATAATTCCAGAAATTGGAATACCTTCATTCATCTCAGCAGAGGATGCAAAAGCCACGTAAGTGATTAAACGACCACAAAGAATCAAAATAAATGCGAGTAATAAAATAATTAATGTGTCTCTTCTAATCTTTATAAACATGTTTATATCCTCATAAGCATATTCTTCTTATTAAAGAATTATACATTTATTATATTACATTAATATGATATTTAAATTTATATAATATCATCCAAAAGTGATTCCGCAGGATCCATTCCCTGAGCACCAATCAATAATATAATGTCTTTTTCATCAGCTTTTTTATAAGTGTCAGCCAAACATTCATTTAAATTGTCATAATGGATAAATTTGATGTTGTTTTCATTTAATGTATTGAAAAATACTTCTCTTTCTTCCTCTTCAACATAATTTAAGTCATTTACTACATCATTACTTGAAGATAAAATAAGTTCAATATTGTCATCCATAGATTCAACAAGAGCCTCAACATTAAGCTGGTTGATTTCAACCCCTCTGGAACCTCTGATTGAACATACAACATATAATGTCTGATTTGGGGCAAGCAATTTTTTTGTCTCTGAAATTGTAGCCTTGATACCATCCGGATTATGTGCAAAATCATCTAAAATCAATGGAGAATCATTTAATTTTGCAAAACGTCTGTTCAAAGCTTTATAAGATTTAACACCTTCAGCAATGACATCAGTGTCCAAACCTAAAGAGATTGCTGCACCGACCGCAGATAAAATATTCTGTATAAAATGAGCACTTTTAAACGGCAGTTCATCATTAGTTAAAATTACTTCATCTCTATATACAATATCACTGCCGTTAAAGTAAACGGAATTTTCCTCGTCAATTTCAGACATTGATGTATAAAACGGATTTTTTGCATCAAGTTTCATTACCAGTTCATCATCATGATTTAATATGCAAACACCATCACCGATAGCTTCAGGAACCGCTGCAATTTCATCAAATACTTCTTCAATTGAATTTACAAGACCGATATGGTCCATGGCAATATTTGTTATTACTCCTACTTTAGGGTTTACTGCTTCACTCATTAATGCAGCATGATTTTTCATCAGGTTTCCAAGCCATCCCTGAACTTCAGATATTTCAATTACCAAATAGTCAAGTTCTCCATTTTTTATGACTTCATCTGAAATCAATTTGGACACCATCGGATCAATAAGTGTATTGAATTCTGATTCACTATCCGTATTGGTAAGCACACGATAGCCGGCAGTTTCCAATATATGATAAATTAAATGAGAAGTAGTTGATTTTCCGTTTGTTCCGGTAATCACCACATTGGTTGATTTAGGAGAATACTTTTCTATTGTATGTGAAAGTGCATAGGCATTTGCAAGTTCAATATTATCAGTAATGATTAATGGGAAATTTAATTTTTCCGCCATCTGACAGGCATCATCCTTAGGAGTCTGAGTAATTAAACATGCAATATTTTTCTGGAAAGCCATTTGAATACCCACTGCATTAATCCAGTGCCTTATTACAATATCTCCAGTATGAGCATCATTTAAAAATGTAAATTTTCCAGTAAATCCATCAATAGAAAAAAAATCATCATTTCCTATAAGTTTTCCATTAATATCCCTAGCCAAATCTTGAATATCCATAAAATCACCATAAAAAAATAAAATTAAAATAAGTACATCTTAGCCAAGATGCCGATAACACATAATAAAAATGTAGCTCCCCAGTAAGTCAAAATAATTTTTACTTCAGACATGCCGTAATGATTTAAAGTGTGATGTAAAGGCTCTACAGGCAATTTAATGATGTGTGCCCTGTGAAGCAAACTGACTATGACTGAAACAATAGGGACGCCTAAAGCAAAAACACCGAAGTAAGGAATATCACATACCATAACTGCAGCAGCATAACCTGTTCCTAAAACAAATGACCCAGTATCTCCCATAAATATTGAGGCAGGATACTTGTTAAATACTAAAAATCCTAAACATAAACCTGACAAGATTAAAAATGGCGGAATAATTGTTGCAGGACCAAATAAATATCCATATACACAACATGCAATTGAAGCAATACCCACTATACCCGCTGCTAGACCATCCATACCATCAATTAAGTTGACTGAATTGATTGATCCTAAAACACCAATTATAACAACAGGAATAGCAAAAATACCCAATTCAAAACCGCCCAGAGTAGTTATTGCTCCAGTTAATGCCAAACATAATCCTAAAACGATTTGACATACGATTTTTTCAAGCTCTTCAGGTTCTGTTTTGATCGGAACCTCTCCA from uncultured Methanobrevibacter sp. includes:
- a CDS encoding TIGR01177 family methyltransferase — protein: MQLLCIQSQEHPLLPQAELKAVMECENIQAEIKVITEGLVVLDDIPSDKLDEYYGILTKRLGYTHEVHEIIKKSTVESLDKDISSIDWEDYISETFAVRVKRFKSEIDTVATERKAGSLILENYSDIKVKLRNPHSLVRLVAFENDVYIAVEKIKLNKKHFQDSKPHKRPFFYPGSMSPKLARCMVNLSRVTEGQLLLDPFCGTGGILIEAGLIGCKVVGSDIYWKMKNGTAINLDYYGITDYRTFNLDVRELKMYEKVAAVVTDPPYGISTSTGDIEGNDIFREFFYSIYDNMKDDAYLCMASPHYVDLKPFADEVGFEIVEQYGIKMHRSLTRIISVIRKKLD
- a CDS encoding PH domain-containing protein codes for the protein MLFGNDDERANDRVLYKTKPNMFLGCKKAILGVVLLVIIFFVSPIVIKFIGKMQVYLISQIQLPLTRYAAVGFFVLMLVVIVYIIWQLLKWYSKEYTLTDTRIIIKSGLLSSKKNYMPYSTIQDIDSSQGILARMFNVGTISVFSAYDNNQMKLENISNPSKVEEIIFSNMMNCRNFQAPPRNYVNRGPENRGLENRGYAQNLNQNEFRDSDEYYDEYEPITPINHDRYGYHPREYEYYPEEFSFQQPVNKKYEYEPYDEDFVNTQSKITDDTRDIDYSEKPNSFSNESYYNEVRENYSHSDEENYQNYEPRTYYDDRADNINQSEPEHVEKKQDSSESAIKRHFDKFKK
- a CDS encoding proteasome-activating nucleotidase yields the protein MIHMDDFNDLENSSKEQLIEKVEYLQEEIDILREEKSKAKSNLMWKVRKLEKDKVLIENEKIRLERETKSLRSEVDRFRSPPLVLATITEVLDDNRMTVKSSTGPSFLVNYSKFLDEKLLVPGSRVALNQQTFGIVEVLPSEKDANVSGMEIETKPDITYDKIGGLEEQIIEVKETVELPLTEPELFEKVGIEPPKGILLYGPPGTGKTLLAKAVANETNATFIKIVASEFVKKYIGEGARLVREVFELAKEKAPAIIFIDELDAVAAKRLKSSTSGDREVQRTLMQLLAELDGFESRGDIGIIGATNRPDILDPALLRPGRFDRFIEVPLPNIDGRKEILKIHTKNMSFEEEADVDLLAELTDGLSGADLKAVCTEAGMFAIRDKRDKITVDDFMDAVDKVMSKSHEEELYQTEAGVMFG
- a CDS encoding multiprotein bridging factor aMBF1 — protein: MECEICGKPVPEHNPIRAKIEGSVMIVCKECSKLGKIQKAPPKPKFVQQKNKQRKNNSTTKKRNYSRNDEPSEELVEDFDIKIRRARESKDWSREDLGKKINERVSVISRIETGKMTPDIKLTKKLEKALNIKLLEEVNNVDLNQFVNSSSGERTLGNIMKIKRK
- a CDS encoding DUF356 domain-containing protein; translation: MALILIRGENNSKLLSAITDIEKHANLTLVTKPKVVDSKFADNLVENILNAKLKTKSNVATAFFVKEDTTLSIMQVKKIHPPAHVVVVSNEYEGYNQLKKILDDASMFKGYHSSKATNEGMIDYKIQGKNRYVKNEKLNSYLK
- a CDS encoding Mur ligase family protein, with product MDIQDLARDINGKLIGNDDFFSIDGFTGKFTFLNDAHTGDIVIRHWINAVGIQMAFQKNIACLITQTPKDDACQMAEKLNFPLIITDNIELANAYALSHTIEKYSPKSTNVVITGTNGKSTTSHLIYHILETAGYRVLTNTDSESEFNTLIDPMVSKLISDEVIKNGELDYLVIEISEVQGWLGNLMKNHAALMSEAVNPKVGVITNIAMDHIGLVNSIEEVFDEIAAVPEAIGDGVCILNHDDELVMKLDAKNPFYTSMSEIDEENSVYFNGSDIVYRDEVILTNDELPFKSAHFIQNILSAVGAAISLGLDTDVIAEGVKSYKALNRRFAKLNDSPLILDDFAHNPDGIKATISETKKLLAPNQTLYVVCSIRGSRGVEINQLNVEALVESMDDNIELILSSSNDVVNDLNYVEEEEREVFFNTLNENNIKFIHYDNLNECLADTYKKADEKDIILLIGAQGMDPAESLLDDII
- a CDS encoding glycosyltransferase family 4 protein, yielding MWGNMINTDFLMLFLATFIATVFFTWYVKRILIQARIADNPIVSEHRHKSGTPTMGGIAFLFTISFIIALYYQNTPILIVSFIMLTGGIVGLVDDLIGLKVKEVQKLVVNVSDEVITLGRLDVQPNEEVRVATPKAKAEVEDLLKQGKVEVIGEVPIKTEPEELEKIVCQIVLGLCLALTGAITTLGGFELGIFAIPVVIIGVLGSINSVNLIDGMDGLAAGIVGIASIACCVYGYLFGPATIIPPFLILSGLCLGFLVFNKYPASIFMGDTGSFVLGTGYAAAVMVCDIPYFGVFALGVPIVSVIVSLLHRAHIIKLPVEPLHHTLNHYGMSEVKIILTYWGATFLLCVIGILAKMYLF